Proteins from a single region of Chryseobacterium scophthalmum:
- a CDS encoding TIGR02757 family protein: MNFLELKDFLDEKADIYNNLEFIQDDPVQIPHRFSLKQDVEIAGFLSATISWGNRKSIIKSAEKILDIMGNSPYDFVMNYSEKDLDYIKDKSIHRTFNGEDFAYFIKQFHEIYKENESLENLFLLNDEEYNFYHSIERFRQKFLGIEKHRTHKHVSSPYKNSSSKRIIMFLRWMTRKDNRGVDFGIWENIDQKFLSIPLDVHTGNISRKLGLISRTQNDWKTVEELDLVIRKFDENDPAKYDFALFGLGVTKELF; encoded by the coding sequence ATGAATTTTTTAGAATTAAAAGATTTTCTTGATGAGAAAGCGGATATTTACAATAATCTTGAATTTATTCAGGATGATCCGGTTCAGATTCCGCACCGTTTTTCGCTGAAACAAGATGTTGAAATTGCTGGTTTTTTGTCGGCAACAATTTCTTGGGGAAACAGAAAATCGATTATTAAATCTGCTGAAAAGATTCTTGATATCATGGGAAATTCTCCTTATGATTTTGTGATGAATTATTCTGAAAAGGATTTAGACTATATTAAAGACAAAAGCATTCACCGAACTTTTAACGGAGAAGATTTTGCTTATTTTATTAAACAGTTTCATGAAATTTATAAAGAAAATGAAAGTCTTGAAAATCTGTTTTTACTTAATGATGAAGAATATAATTTTTATCACTCGATAGAAAGATTCAGACAAAAGTTTTTAGGGATTGAAAAGCACAGAACGCATAAACATGTAAGTTCACCGTATAAAAATTCATCTTCAAAAAGGATCATTATGTTTTTGCGATGGATGACCAGAAAAGATAATCGTGGCGTAGATTTTGGAATCTGGGAAAATATTGATCAGAAGTTTTTATCAATTCCTTTGGATGTGCATACCGGAAATATATCCAGAAAATTAGGTTTGATTTCAAGAACGCAGAATGATTGGAAAACCGTTGAGGAATTAGATTTAGTTATTAGAAAATTTGACGAAAACGATCCCGCAAAATATGATTTTGCTCTGTTTGGATTGGGCGTAACGAAAGAATTATTTTAA
- a CDS encoding ATP-dependent Clp protease ATP-binding subunit yields the protein MGVLVTNETVKQLFHIAQSIARENYNATYSGPHILQALMHKDIGLNEFLKTIDKDPGYFYEWADVRIEDYPKTTHLPAEVGEGEFVDQILEEADDIRLKLGLDEITPICILTAIVKPQVAFTLQQLKSLPLREHEIFNLYRKDTPFVTSENGDISSLFGGSSDFSDSSFPSIKSYCVDRTAQARNGEIENIIGRDKELRMLVEILCRRSKPNVIIVGEPGVGKTALVEGFATEIIKGNVPEMLKNATLLELDTGALLAGTSYKGEIEDRLKKVINECKKIEKAVLFIDEIHTLLDPKGSIGNIGNILKPELARGEITVIGATTQEEYRKIIEPEQAFNRRFEVLTVLEPDEKTCVKMIDVLLDGYKKHHGIEVEKTAIPECVRLAKRYAKGKKLPDAAIDLLDRTMAAIKMLDELSEKELESWKEIYENILNEEYFDDKDKADELIWNYNLLRDKISPILWGSLSEQPQIDNSMPVESIQKIIEETYAELLQHAAKKREKVDRLELAAVMAAKTNIPIGKIQAQEKEKLLNMEGLLMNRVVGQDHALKILSDAIVENRSGLNKPGQPIGSFFLLGPTGTGKTELAKSMAELLFNDEKAMVRFDMSEFKEEHSAALLYGAPPGYVGYEEGGMLVNKIRQQPYTVVLFDEIEKAHHSVFDVFLQIMDEGKVHDKLGKEGDFSNALILFTSNIGSEEIVKQFEEGKVPESNSLMQIMSNSGRFRPEFLARITEIIPFAPITESIAERIFNIQLKSLHNSLTRLGMSLKISDEAVKNLALNGFSSKYGARQISGVIRSQLARPISKMIVREEVKSGQNLSVDWNAEEEKISWKVD from the coding sequence ATGGGAGTACTTGTTACCAACGAGACAGTAAAGCAGCTGTTTCATATTGCACAGTCAATTGCCAGAGAAAATTACAACGCTACTTATAGCGGTCCGCATATTCTGCAGGCTTTAATGCATAAAGATATCGGCTTAAATGAGTTTCTGAAAACCATAGATAAAGATCCCGGATATTTTTACGAATGGGCAGATGTCCGAATTGAAGATTATCCGAAAACCACCCATCTTCCAGCAGAAGTTGGTGAAGGAGAGTTTGTAGATCAGATTTTGGAAGAAGCAGATGATATTCGTTTGAAGCTGGGCTTAGATGAGATTACTCCGATTTGTATTCTTACGGCGATTGTAAAACCGCAGGTTGCTTTTACATTACAACAGTTAAAATCACTTCCTTTAAGAGAGCACGAAATTTTCAATTTATACCGAAAAGATACTCCTTTTGTAACTTCAGAAAACGGTGATATTTCATCTCTATTTGGAGGTTCTTCAGACTTTTCAGATTCTTCTTTTCCATCCATTAAAAGTTATTGTGTAGACCGAACTGCACAGGCGAGGAACGGAGAAATAGAAAATATCATAGGTAGGGATAAAGAGCTTAGAATGTTGGTGGAAATTCTTTGCCGAAGAAGCAAACCCAATGTAATTATCGTAGGTGAGCCGGGAGTTGGAAAAACTGCTTTAGTAGAAGGTTTTGCAACAGAAATCATTAAAGGAAATGTTCCTGAAATGCTTAAAAATGCTACTTTGTTAGAACTCGATACGGGAGCTTTATTGGCAGGAACTTCTTATAAAGGTGAAATTGAAGACCGTCTGAAAAAAGTAATTAACGAATGCAAGAAAATTGAAAAAGCAGTTTTATTTATTGATGAAATTCACACGCTTTTAGATCCAAAAGGAAGCATCGGAAATATCGGAAATATCCTTAAACCTGAATTGGCGAGAGGTGAAATTACTGTTATCGGAGCGACTACTCAGGAAGAATACAGAAAAATTATTGAACCAGAACAAGCTTTTAACAGGCGTTTTGAAGTTTTAACGGTGCTTGAACCGGACGAAAAGACATGTGTAAAAATGATCGATGTTTTATTGGACGGTTATAAAAAACACCACGGAATTGAAGTTGAAAAAACAGCAATTCCTGAATGTGTACGTTTGGCAAAACGTTATGCAAAAGGTAAAAAACTTCCAGATGCAGCAATTGACCTTTTAGACCGAACAATGGCGGCAATAAAAATGCTTGACGAACTTTCTGAAAAAGAATTGGAAAGCTGGAAAGAAATCTATGAAAATATTTTGAATGAAGAATATTTTGATGATAAAGATAAAGCCGATGAATTGATATGGAATTACAATTTATTGCGAGATAAAATCAGTCCGATTTTGTGGGGATCTTTAAGTGAACAACCGCAAATCGATAATTCGATGCCGGTAGAATCAATTCAAAAGATAATAGAAGAAACCTATGCTGAACTTTTACAGCATGCGGCAAAAAAAAGAGAAAAAGTAGACCGTCTGGAATTAGCGGCGGTAATGGCAGCAAAAACCAATATCCCAATCGGTAAAATTCAGGCTCAGGAAAAAGAGAAATTGCTTAATATGGAAGGTCTTCTGATGAACAGAGTTGTTGGTCAGGATCACGCTTTGAAAATACTTTCAGATGCTATTGTTGAAAACCGAAGCGGTTTAAATAAACCGGGACAACCCATTGGATCATTCTTCCTTTTGGGACCAACCGGAACCGGAAAAACAGAATTGGCAAAATCGATGGCAGAATTGCTTTTCAACGATGAAAAAGCGATGGTGCGTTTTGATATGTCAGAATTTAAAGAAGAACATTCTGCAGCACTTTTATACGGCGCGCCTCCTGGTTACGTTGGTTACGAAGAAGGTGGAATGTTGGTGAATAAAATCAGACAGCAACCTTATACTGTAGTTTTGTTTGATGAAATTGAAAAAGCGCATCATTCAGTTTTTGATGTGTTTTTACAGATCATGGACGAAGGAAAAGTGCATGATAAGCTTGGAAAAGAAGGAGATTTCAGTAATGCTTTGATTTTGTTTACTTCAAATATCGGAAGCGAAGAAATTGTAAAACAGTTTGAAGAAGGAAAAGTTCCTGAATCAAATTCATTAATGCAGATTATGTCGAATTCCGGGAGATTCAGACCTGAATTTTTGGCGAGAATTACAGAAATTATTCCGTTTGCACCGATTACAGAATCGATTGCTGAAAGAATTTTTAATATTCAGTTAAAATCGCTTCATAATTCATTAACGAGATTAGGAATGAGTTTAAAAATTAGTGATGAGGCTGTGAAAAATTTAGCATTAAACGGATTCAGCAGTAAATACGGAGCCAGACAAATTTCAGGAGTGATCAGATCGCAATTGGCGAGACCAATCTCGAAAATGATTGTAAGAGAAGAAGTGAAATCCGGACAAAACCTTTCAGTAGACTGGAACGCTGAAGAAGAAAAGATCAGCTGGAAAGTAGATTGA
- a CDS encoding DUF1003 domain-containing protein, producing the protein MKTPHEKIEFLERMADGITSWIGSIPSLIIHTLLFITSFLLPVFGIVDVDKMLLVLTTVLSLEAIYLSILIQMSVNKSHEKIEDIQEDIEEISEDIEDIQEDIEEISEDLEEISEDIEEISEDIEDIQEDIEEINEDEDDEDHNERAKKAILKSNVSSNKNEIRFLKDKIAELQHKIDELKKD; encoded by the coding sequence ATGAAAACACCACACGAAAAAATAGAATTTCTTGAGAGAATGGCAGATGGAATCACCTCGTGGATTGGTTCTATACCGTCTCTCATTATTCATACCTTACTTTTTATTACCTCTTTTTTATTACCGGTTTTTGGGATTGTAGATGTCGATAAAATGCTGCTTGTTTTAACAACGGTTTTGTCATTAGAAGCCATTTATCTTTCAATTTTAATTCAGATGTCTGTTAATAAAAGTCATGAAAAAATTGAAGATATTCAGGAAGATATTGAGGAAATTAGTGAAGATATCGAAGATATTCAGGAAGATATCGAGGAAATCAGCGAAGACCTTGAGGAAATTAGCGAAGATATCGAAGAAATTAGTGAAGACATCGAAGATATCCAGGAAGATATTGAAGAAATCAACGAAGATGAAGATGATGAAGATCATAACGAAAGAGCCAAAAAAGCAATTCTTAAAAGCAATGTAAGCTCTAATAAAAATGAAATACGATTTTTAAAAGATAAAATTGCCGAACTTCAACATAAAATTGATGAGCTTAAAAAAGATTAA
- a CDS encoding choice-of-anchor L domain-containing protein: protein MLNGRLHYLLLVLMLLGNFTFSQQRKISKSTSKPSSLTMKAGAFIDVNTANYAESSYSITQLVKDVLIAGGSACSTANVSNVVVSPNLAVGDQTRSWGFFNKGTTNFPFSRGIVLTTGQARKAGNSYIAPFLQDVLPTQGDVDLATALSVPNTVLKDASYIEFDFVPTATEVTFRYLFATEEYDSDFPCNIGDGFALLLKKNGDPTYTNLAVLPGGAGPVSVRNIRPATEFDGSNLICGALNASYFAGYNYSNIETNFNGRTVPLTAKATVVPGQTYHFKMVLADYQDSLYDSGVFLEAGSFDIGVQILGAGGVQLPASINVCDNAPQTFTASTQVPNATYVWYLNNVVIPGATSASYTATQPGVYKVEVMFPGSSCPGSATVTIVGGTSPTIQNATLTSCYGPGNVNFNLTSAQATISTTPGATFSYYVNQADANAGNTSTIATPTTFSSAGNQTIYVLVKNGFCSKVAELQLIKAPQITATIATPTALTCTNTQVTLDASASVYPAGSTFAWTTTGGNIVSGANTLNPVVNTAGTYTLTITNTYQPGSVICTGTANVTVLGNSTPPTTTLAASKILICAGETVTLTAGGGTTYTWTGLTGTGNTQTVTPATTTTYTVTAQGANGCTSTTPATITIEVSQPITVQNATLLRCYQQGNITYDLTSAQPQMTTVATATFAYYVLQADANAGNGNTIAAPTTFQSAGNQTIYVLVKNGGCSYVVTLQLLTTAVTNLTIAAPQTITCAVPQITLNATASTVPAGSTILWTTAGGNIVSGANTLNPVVNAGGAYTLTVTNVTQPGNLTCIFTATVNVVEDKVLPVVTLTSSVAQICPGESVMLTAAGGVTYTWANLTGNGNTQVVSPATTTTYSVTATGANGCVSAAPATITIIVGPPTAFIAASKGKICAGESVTLTASGGFTYNWTGLPGNGNTQVVTPTVTTTYEVFALGGNGCVSTTPAKITIEVVPAIVSALADVYVCAGDPAILDAGAGPNYTYLWNTGATTQTITTNVPGSYSVEISNGTCSRLFTAQIINPDLPQFTNVVYDKEMLTITASNPSGGVLEYSIDGGVNWQTSNIFYNVLKNTSYNLMVRKQGAKCGNSLEFFTFVLNNAITPNNDGANDYIDFNGIIGYKNFAASIFDRYGAELFKADKSNTRWNGSLKGINLPTGTYWYRVQWENPASKKLELKSGWILLKNRD, encoded by the coding sequence ATGTTAAATGGTAGGTTACATTATTTGCTTCTTGTTTTGATGCTTCTTGGTAATTTTACTTTTTCCCAACAGAGAAAAATAAGTAAAAGTACCAGTAAGCCATCAAGTCTCACGATGAAAGCAGGAGCATTTATTGATGTCAATACAGCAAATTACGCAGAATCATCTTACAGTATAACACAATTGGTGAAAGATGTACTTATTGCAGGTGGATCAGCGTGTTCTACTGCGAATGTTTCCAATGTAGTGGTTTCTCCAAATCTTGCAGTGGGTGATCAAACGAGAAGCTGGGGGTTTTTTAATAAAGGAACTACCAATTTTCCTTTTTCAAGAGGTATTGTACTTACTACAGGACAAGCCCGAAAAGCAGGAAACTCTTATATCGCACCATTTCTTCAGGATGTTTTGCCAACACAGGGTGATGTTGATTTAGCTACTGCTTTATCTGTACCTAATACTGTTCTAAAAGATGCCAGTTATATTGAGTTTGACTTTGTACCTACCGCAACTGAAGTAACTTTCAGATATTTATTTGCAACTGAAGAATATGATAGCGATTTTCCTTGTAACATTGGAGATGGTTTTGCTTTGTTACTCAAAAAAAATGGTGACCCTACCTATACTAATTTGGCAGTTTTGCCTGGTGGAGCAGGTCCTGTAAGTGTTAGAAACATTAGACCAGCAACAGAATTTGACGGTTCCAATTTAATATGTGGAGCTTTAAATGCTTCTTATTTTGCAGGATATAATTATTCTAATATTGAAACTAACTTTAATGGAAGAACTGTTCCTTTAACCGCAAAAGCAACTGTGGTACCGGGACAAACTTACCATTTTAAAATGGTTTTGGCAGATTATCAGGATTCTCTTTATGATTCTGGGGTATTTTTAGAAGCAGGTTCTTTTGATATTGGTGTGCAGATTTTAGGTGCGGGAGGAGTACAATTACCTGCATCAATTAATGTTTGTGATAATGCTCCACAGACTTTTACAGCATCTACTCAGGTTCCGAATGCAACTTACGTTTGGTATTTAAACAATGTTGTGATTCCTGGTGCAACCAGTGCTTCTTATACCGCAACACAACCTGGAGTTTATAAAGTTGAGGTTATGTTTCCGGGTAGCTCATGTCCAGGTTCAGCTACAGTAACGATTGTTGGAGGAACTTCTCCAACAATTCAGAACGCAACATTGACGAGTTGTTACGGACCAGGAAATGTCAATTTTAATTTGACATCGGCTCAAGCAACGATTAGTACAACTCCGGGAGCTACTTTTTCATATTATGTAAATCAGGCCGATGCAAATGCCGGAAATACAAGTACGATAGCAACTCCAACTACTTTTTCAAGTGCAGGAAACCAGACTATTTACGTATTGGTGAAAAATGGTTTCTGTTCTAAAGTAGCGGAACTTCAATTAATAAAAGCTCCACAGATTACAGCTACTATTGCAACACCAACAGCTTTAACCTGTACCAATACTCAGGTAACGCTTGATGCTTCTGCATCAGTTTATCCTGCAGGTTCTACCTTTGCATGGACAACCACCGGAGGTAATATTGTATCCGGCGCAAATACTTTAAATCCGGTAGTTAATACAGCTGGAACTTATACTTTAACGATTACAAATACATATCAACCAGGAAGTGTTATTTGTACAGGTACAGCTAATGTGACGGTTTTAGGAAATAGTACTCCGCCAACTACAACGCTTGCTGCAAGTAAAATTTTGATTTGTGCAGGTGAAACAGTAACACTTACTGCGGGAGGTGGAACTACCTATACTTGGACTGGGCTTACCGGGACGGGTAATACACAAACAGTAACTCCAGCTACAACCACAACTTACACTGTTACTGCACAAGGAGCAAACGGATGTACTTCTACAACGCCTGCAACAATAACAATTGAGGTTTCACAACCTATAACAGTACAAAATGCAACACTTTTGAGATGTTATCAGCAAGGAAATATCACTTATGATTTAACATCTGCACAACCACAGATGACCACTGTAGCAACTGCAACTTTTGCTTATTATGTGCTTCAGGCAGATGCCAACGCAGGAAATGGGAATACGATTGCTGCTCCTACAACATTTCAAAGTGCAGGTAACCAAACGATTTATGTATTAGTTAAAAATGGAGGATGTAGCTATGTAGTAACTTTACAGTTATTGACAACAGCTGTTACCAATTTAACAATAGCTGCTCCACAAACAATTACTTGTGCTGTTCCTCAGATTACGCTTAATGCAACTGCATCTACAGTTCCTGCAGGATCAACAATTTTGTGGACAACCGCAGGTGGAAATATTGTTTCAGGAGCTAATACTTTAAACCCGGTAGTTAATGCAGGAGGAGCATATACGTTAACAGTGACTAATGTTACTCAACCAGGAAATCTAACATGTATTTTTACAGCAACAGTAAATGTTGTTGAAGATAAAGTTTTACCTGTAGTTACCTTAACATCTTCTGTAGCTCAGATTTGCCCGGGTGAATCTGTAATGCTTACAGCTGCAGGTGGAGTAACATATACTTGGGCAAATTTAACAGGTAATGGAAATACACAAGTTGTTTCGCCAGCAACTACTACAACGTATTCTGTTACTGCCACAGGAGCAAATGGATGTGTTTCTGCAGCTCCGGCAACAATTACTATTATTGTAGGACCTCCAACAGCGTTTATAGCAGCTTCTAAAGGGAAAATTTGTGCAGGTGAATCTGTAACTTTAACCGCAAGTGGCGGGTTTACTTATAACTGGACAGGTCTTCCCGGAAATGGAAATACGCAAGTTGTAACTCCTACTGTTACTACAACATACGAAGTTTTTGCATTGGGTGGAAATGGTTGTGTATCAACTACACCGGCAAAAATTACCATTGAAGTTGTTCCTGCAATAGTTTCTGCGTTAGCAGACGTTTACGTTTGCGCCGGAGATCCAGCAATATTGGATGCCGGTGCGGGTCCAAATTATACTTATTTATGGAATACAGGTGCTACTACACAAACAATCACGACGAATGTTCCGGGATCTTATTCTGTGGAAATCAGCAACGGTACCTGTTCTAGATTGTTTACCGCACAGATCATTAATCCTGATCTTCCGCAATTTACCAATGTAGTTTACGATAAGGAAATGCTTACCATTACGGCTTCAAACCCTAGTGGTGGAGTTTTAGAATATTCTATTGATGGTGGTGTAAATTGGCAGACTTCAAACATATTTTACAATGTATTAAAAAATACGAGTTATAATTTAATGGTAAGAAAACAAGGTGCTAAATGTGGTAATTCTTTAGAGTTCTTTACTTTTGTTTTAAATAATGCTATTACTCCAAATAATGATGGAGCCAATGATTATATTGATTTTAATGGAATTATCGGATATAAAAACTTTGCTGCTTCAATATTTGATAGATATGGCGCCGAATTATTTAAAGCTGATAAATCAAACACTCGATGGAATGGTTCTCTAAAAGGAATTAATTTACCAACAGGAACGTATTGGTATCGCGTACAATGGGAAAACCCGGCGAGTAAAAAATTAGAATTAAAATCCGGATGGATTCTTCTGAAAAATAGAGATTAA
- a CDS encoding lytic transglycosylase domain-containing protein has protein sequence MKPNFKNIILSAAFLSCSHFVNAQFLAASDTSESSVRKYKNIIEANKEVVTFIEFSMVEKGLPKHLRNLALIESHFNRNITSHAGAVGVWQFMTAHANQYGLTEDRRNDLYRSTKTAAVSLKNLYKKYNNWVTVVAAYNCGEGNIAKAMQAANSTQYHVFSKYLPAETINHVKKYLNACYATGELPAVLANYNDARTISLLNSRKTDSQEIALSETEINAGFNLTVIANELKIKMDDLLSWNPGIKDELDSKGESTFYLPTDLMPDFLMKKNAILSKSIRTK, from the coding sequence ATGAAACCAAATTTCAAAAATATCATTTTAAGCGCTGCATTCCTTAGTTGTTCACATTTTGTGAATGCGCAGTTTCTTGCAGCATCAGATACTTCTGAAAGCAGCGTGAGAAAATACAAGAATATCATAGAAGCCAACAAGGAAGTTGTTACTTTTATTGAATTTTCTATGGTTGAAAAAGGCTTACCAAAACATTTGAGAAATTTAGCTTTAATTGAATCCCACTTCAATCGAAACATCACTTCACACGCAGGAGCTGTAGGAGTTTGGCAGTTTATGACAGCTCATGCCAATCAATACGGATTAACAGAAGATCGGAGAAATGATTTGTACAGAAGCACAAAAACAGCCGCCGTTTCATTGAAAAACTTATACAAAAAATACAACAATTGGGTAACTGTTGTTGCTGCTTATAATTGTGGAGAAGGGAATATTGCCAAAGCAATGCAGGCTGCCAATTCTACGCAGTATCATGTTTTTTCTAAATATTTGCCTGCAGAAACGATTAATCATGTCAAAAAATATCTCAATGCATGTTATGCAACCGGTGAGCTTCCTGCCGTTTTAGCCAATTATAATGATGCAAGAACGATATCTCTTCTGAATTCAAGAAAGACAGATTCTCAGGAAATTGCTTTGTCGGAAACGGAAATTAATGCAGGATTTAATCTTACTGTTATTGCAAATGAATTAAAAATTAAAATGGATGACCTGCTTTCATGGAACCCCGGAATTAAAGATGAACTGGATTCAAAAGGAGAAAGTACTTTTTATCTTCCGACTGATTTGATGCCCGATTTTTTAATGAAAAAGAATGCAATTCTTTCTAAGTCGATACGTACAAAATGA
- a CDS encoding choice-of-anchor L domain-containing protein, whose amino-acid sequence MLKYRLKNYLFLFAVLLVSASISAQKRQPPKNIVDETNKKAGVFIDVNAAGYAPSTYTVEQLVKNVLISGGTTCSVPNVSNVTVTPTQSETFNDRFWGYFHRGTTNFPFKDGIVLTTGYARQTGNVASAQNSTVTGAGMDDADLLVAVPNPSTNPNDHYKDNVMLEFDFVPNSNQVKFNYLFASEEYTSGYPCEFADVFALLIKPVSGGPYVNVAVLPGGAGPVNMINIHPANQANGTPLTCGPSNEIYFGGYNSASNIVTNFEGRTVPLTAIATVVPGQAYHFKMVLADFRDTIFDSAVFLEGGSFDIGIKLVDGTGATLPASLNVCDNAPQTLVAQLSGITGATYQWYKDGVLIPGATSATYVATSPGVFTVVVTIPGNTCPVEAKITIVGGTTPVAQNAILKICTTPAVSNFNLNDAKPQISTTAGAVFRFYTNQADAQAQNTNFIPDANLASYNGTDGQILHVVVSNGGFCSKLVTLTLRKEATPVAELVATKLKICLGESVTLTASGGVTYQWSNSTVTSAVQTLSPTQTTTYTVYAIGAQGCKSLQPATVKVEVVPAITSNLSGGFICQGDRITLDAGAGPNYNYTWSTGATTQTIVAETPGIYFVDISNGVCSKRYTTEVKQALVPEILNVDYSQSGTLIVTASNLSGGVLEYSVDNGVTWQGSNVFNNIPNNKIISIRVRVKTTSCMGGLEYFTFIMQNVITPNGDNVNDMIDFRGISDYNKFQASISDRYGKVVFKAEKTRPFWDGYFQGKKLPTASYWYQVTFEDPASKQLTVKTGWILLKNFE is encoded by the coding sequence ATGTTAAAATATAGATTAAAAAATTATCTTTTTCTTTTTGCGGTATTGCTTGTTTCGGCTTCTATTTCTGCCCAAAAAAGACAACCGCCCAAAAATATAGTCGACGAAACCAATAAAAAAGCAGGAGTATTTATCGATGTAAATGCTGCAGGATATGCGCCCTCTACTTACACTGTAGAGCAGCTTGTTAAGAATGTTTTAATTAGTGGAGGTACTACTTGTTCGGTACCTAATGTATCTAATGTAACAGTTACTCCCACTCAATCGGAGACTTTTAATGATAGGTTTTGGGGGTACTTTCACAGAGGGACTACAAACTTTCCATTCAAAGATGGGATTGTTTTAACAACAGGATATGCAAGACAGACCGGAAATGTAGCATCTGCTCAAAATTCTACAGTTACAGGTGCAGGAATGGATGATGCGGATCTTTTAGTAGCAGTACCTAATCCTAGTACTAATCCTAACGATCATTATAAAGATAATGTAATGTTAGAATTTGATTTTGTACCGAATTCTAATCAAGTAAAATTCAACTATCTTTTCGCATCAGAAGAATATACAAGTGGTTATCCTTGTGAATTCGCAGATGTATTTGCATTATTAATTAAACCTGTTTCAGGTGGACCTTATGTAAATGTTGCAGTATTACCTGGTGGAGCTGGCCCTGTGAATATGATTAATATACATCCTGCTAATCAGGCAAATGGTACACCTTTAACATGCGGGCCTTCTAATGAAATTTATTTTGGAGGTTACAATTCAGCTTCTAATATAGTAACCAATTTTGAAGGAAGAACAGTGCCATTAACTGCTATTGCAACTGTGGTTCCTGGGCAGGCTTATCATTTTAAAATGGTTTTGGCTGATTTTAGAGATACTATTTTTGACTCAGCAGTATTTCTTGAAGGAGGATCTTTTGATATAGGAATAAAGCTTGTTGATGGAACTGGAGCTACATTGCCTGCAAGTTTGAATGTGTGCGATAATGCACCTCAGACTTTGGTCGCTCAGCTTTCAGGGATTACAGGAGCAACTTATCAATGGTATAAAGATGGTGTATTAATACCGGGAGCAACAAGTGCTACTTATGTTGCTACATCACCGGGAGTTTTTACGGTAGTTGTTACAATTCCTGGAAATACTTGCCCGGTTGAAGCAAAAATAACAATTGTAGGGGGTACAACTCCTGTTGCACAAAACGCAATTTTAAAAATTTGTACAACTCCTGCTGTTAGCAATTTTAATTTAAATGATGCTAAACCGCAGATTAGTACAACAGCTGGAGCAGTTTTTCGTTTTTATACAAATCAGGCAGATGCTCAGGCTCAAAATACCAATTTTATTCCTGATGCGAATTTGGCTTCATATAACGGAACAGATGGTCAGATTTTACATGTGGTTGTATCAAATGGAGGGTTCTGTAGTAAGCTGGTTACTTTAACGTTGCGTAAAGAAGCGACTCCGGTTGCTGAGCTTGTTGCTACAAAATTAAAGATTTGTTTAGGTGAGTCTGTTACTTTAACAGCTTCTGGAGGAGTTACTTATCAATGGAGTAATTCTACGGTAACTTCTGCTGTACAAACACTTTCACCAACACAAACTACCACTTACACAGTTTATGCAATTGGTGCTCAAGGTTGTAAATCACTGCAGCCGGCAACTGTTAAAGTGGAAGTTGTACCTGCAATTACTTCGAATCTTTCGGGTGGATTTATTTGCCAGGGAGATAGAATTACTTTAGATGCAGGAGCAGGACCAAATTATAATTACACTTGGAGCACAGGTGCAACTACACAGACTATTGTAGCAGAAACTCCTGGAATTTATTTTGTGGATATCAGCAACGGAGTTTGTTCTAAAAGATATACAACAGAAGTAAAACAAGCGCTTGTTCCGGAAATCTTGAATGTAGATTACAGCCAGAGCGGTACATTAATCGTTACTGCATCTAATTTGAGCGGTGGTGTACTTGAATATTCTGTAGATAATGGAGTAACTTGGCAAGGTTCTAATGTATTTAATAATATTCCGAACAATAAAATAATTTCTATCAGAGTTCGAGTAAAAACGACAAGTTGTATGGGAGGCTTAGAATACTTTACTTTTATCATGCAGAATGTAATTACTCCAAATGGAGATAATGTAAATGATATGATTGATTTCAGAGGAATAAGTGATTATAATAAATTCCAGGCGTCAATTTCAGATCGATATGGCAAAGTAGTATTTAAAGCAGAAAAAACAAGACCTTTCTGGGATGGTTATTTCCAGGGTAAAAAACTGCCGACTGCTTCTTATTGGTACCAGGTGACATTTGAAGATCCTGCAAGTAAGCAACTTACTGTAAAAACAGGCTGGATTTTACTTAAGAATTTCGAATAA